From a single Terriglobia bacterium genomic region:
- a CDS encoding PfkB family carbohydrate kinase — protein sequence MAVFEDYIQSFSRKKILVIGDIMLDRFIWGKVSRISPEAPVPVVTVEKEEIYSGGAANVARNLVPFAGEVHIAGQVGRDRDGELLLELLAAGSIDAAGVLSSPRCETITKTRVVARKQQVVRFDREQIRKITNDQVVQVKRFVLGRSPELDGLIISDYGKGFITQELVDAIIPIARAAGLVITVDPNPKNPLKWHGVTAIKPNRAEAFREVGVEEDGWEPHNDPLQDKVLQHVGEELLDRWGTEIVQITLGEQGMLLFERGGNPHYIPTVAREVFDVSGAGDTAIALFTLALTAGASAVEAAEISNYASGVVVGKLGTATLTRDELLASMRDRLMKEAVTS from the coding sequence ATGGCGGTTTTTGAAGACTACATTCAAAGTTTCTCGCGCAAAAAAATTTTGGTGATCGGCGACATCATGCTCGACCGATTCATCTGGGGGAAAGTGTCGCGGATTTCACCGGAAGCCCCGGTGCCCGTAGTAACCGTTGAGAAAGAAGAAATCTATTCGGGAGGCGCCGCCAACGTCGCCCGGAATCTTGTACCATTTGCCGGCGAAGTGCATATCGCGGGACAAGTGGGACGTGATCGTGACGGAGAGCTGTTGCTCGAACTGTTGGCCGCAGGCAGCATCGACGCTGCTGGAGTCCTGAGCAGTCCCCGATGCGAAACGATTACCAAAACCCGCGTCGTCGCCCGCAAGCAGCAGGTCGTGCGTTTCGATCGGGAGCAGATCAGAAAAATCACGAACGATCAGGTTGTACAGGTGAAACGATTCGTCTTGGGACGAAGCCCTGAACTCGACGGTTTGATCATCTCCGATTACGGCAAGGGTTTTATAACTCAGGAGCTTGTGGATGCGATCATACCGATTGCACGGGCCGCCGGGCTGGTGATCACGGTCGATCCCAATCCGAAGAATCCTCTGAAGTGGCATGGTGTCACAGCGATCAAGCCAAACCGTGCAGAAGCGTTCCGCGAGGTTGGAGTCGAGGAGGATGGCTGGGAGCCGCACAACGATCCGCTGCAGGATAAAGTGCTGCAACACGTCGGTGAAGAGTTGCTGGACCGCTGGGGAACTGAAATTGTCCAGATCACTCTGGGAGAGCAGGGAATGTTGCTTTTCGAGCGCGGCGGAAACCCGCACTATATCCCCACCGTCGCGAGGGAAGTGTTCGATGTCTCCGGCGCTGGAGATACGGCCATCGCCTTGTTCACTCTGGCATTGACCGCCGGTGCGTCAGCGGTCGAAGCCGCCGAAATTTCCAATTACGCGAGCGGCGTTGTCGTCGGAAAGCTCGGAACTGCAACCCTGACACGAGATGAATTGCTTGCATCAATGCGGGATCGGCTGATGAAGGAGGCGGTGACTTCGTAG
- a CDS encoding glycosyltransferase family 4 protein: protein MSGSTPLQGKRVAMILFSFYPEDPRPRRAAEALVNCGMAVDLICLRENAEEPKVDTCNGVNIRRLPLTRRRGGILGYLYQYAAFLILSGGLVAARWFRKRYDLVYVHNMPDFLVYSALWPKLFGAKVVLDLHDPMPELMRTIFEIPEASASVRLLKGLEKRSMAFADAVVTVNLACAKLFAARSCSPKKITVVMNSPDEEIFRFCQAKARSGDQIDKKRFVIMYHGSLVQRNGLELAVEALDRVRRSIPNVQLRIYGSQNSFLDRVMKSVQDRGLEPYVQYFGSKMSEQIAEAIEECDLGIIPNERSIFTEINTPTRIFEYLSLGKPVITPRAPGISDYFPDQSLIYFDLGNAADLAEKIEWAYCHPKEVTEITRRGQVVHRSHTWSEERTMLIRLVEQLLCNSAAPAPLARAARQAR from the coding sequence ATGTCCGGTTCTACGCCCCTCCAGGGAAAACGAGTCGCCATGATCCTCTTTTCATTCTATCCCGAGGACCCGCGGCCGCGCCGCGCCGCGGAAGCTCTAGTGAATTGTGGAATGGCCGTCGACTTGATTTGCCTTCGGGAAAACGCTGAGGAGCCGAAGGTGGATACTTGCAACGGCGTGAACATCCGCCGGCTTCCGCTCACTCGCCGGCGAGGTGGAATATTGGGCTACCTGTATCAGTATGCCGCATTCCTTATCCTTTCTGGCGGTCTTGTGGCGGCGCGCTGGTTCAGGAAACGATACGACCTGGTCTATGTCCACAATATGCCTGACTTCCTCGTGTACAGCGCGCTATGGCCAAAGCTGTTTGGCGCAAAAGTAGTCTTGGATCTACACGATCCCATGCCCGAACTGATGAGAACGATCTTTGAAATACCAGAGGCTTCTGCGAGCGTGCGATTGCTGAAGGGGCTTGAGAAGAGAAGTATGGCGTTTGCGGATGCTGTCGTAACGGTGAATCTCGCCTGCGCCAAGCTTTTTGCAGCGCGGAGCTGCTCTCCGAAAAAAATCACCGTGGTGATGAACTCACCGGATGAAGAAATATTTCGTTTCTGTCAGGCGAAGGCACGCTCGGGCGACCAGATCGATAAAAAACGATTCGTAATCATGTATCACGGCTCGTTGGTCCAGCGGAACGGTTTGGAACTAGCCGTCGAGGCGCTGGACAGGGTTCGCCGCTCCATTCCAAACGTGCAACTACGAATTTACGGCTCTCAGAACTCTTTTCTGGATCGCGTCATGAAGTCTGTACAGGATCGTGGCTTGGAACCGTACGTTCAGTATTTCGGGTCCAAAATGAGTGAACAGATTGCTGAGGCGATTGAGGAATGCGATTTGGGGATTATTCCCAATGAACGAAGCATCTTCACCGAAATCAACACACCAACGCGTATTTTCGAATATCTGTCTCTCGGAAAACCCGTGATTACGCCGCGTGCGCCGGGTATCTCGGACTATTTCCCCGATCAGTCGCTGATCTACTTCGACCTGGGGAATGCCGCAGATCTTGCTGAGAAAATCGAATGGGCCTATTGTCACCCGAAAGAGGTGACGGAGATTACCAGGCGCGGCCAGGTAGTTCACCGGTCTCACACCTGGAGTGAGGAAAGGACGATGCTGATCCGTCTTGTTGAACAACTGCTCTGCAACTCCGCAGCGCCGGCTCCTTTGGCACGAGCCGCGCGGCAAGCAAGATAG
- a CDS encoding DegT/DnrJ/EryC1/StrS family aminotransferase → MNSGQGIPFLDLITPHLELEQQLMDAVRGVITSAMFIGGPAVENFEREFAGFCDAKYCVGVNSGTDALRFALMAAGIGHGDIVVTVPNTFAATVEAIIQAGATPQFVDVDPETLNLSVEALRTHLKVHSGERIKAIIPVHLYGQMCEMDPIMTLAEEYGLMVLEDACQAHGSEYFSRKQNRWLKAGSIGRAAAFSFYPGKNLGACGEGGAVTTNDEALAQRIRMIRDHGQNKKYHHLIEGYNGRLDAMQAALLRVKLPHLAGWNENRRAAAEVYNTLLSGIQGVDAPLEPEWSHGIYHLYVVRVQQRDELQRQLTERNVGTGLHYPIPLHLQEAYRHLGYTKGDFPVTEKAADEILSLPMFPHIRREQQQEVVEALAAKAVCR, encoded by the coding sequence ATGAATTCTGGGCAAGGAATCCCCTTTTTAGACTTGATTACGCCGCATCTGGAGCTGGAACAGCAACTTATGGATGCGGTCCGTGGAGTTATCACATCCGCCATGTTCATTGGTGGTCCTGCCGTCGAAAACTTCGAGCGGGAATTTGCAGGATTTTGTGATGCGAAGTACTGCGTGGGAGTTAACAGCGGAACCGATGCCCTACGGTTCGCTCTGATGGCGGCCGGTATCGGTCATGGTGACATCGTCGTCACCGTTCCCAACACGTTCGCGGCTACCGTCGAAGCGATCATTCAGGCGGGTGCAACGCCTCAATTCGTCGACGTCGATCCGGAAACGCTGAATCTGAGCGTCGAAGCCCTTCGGACGCATTTGAAGGTCCATTCCGGGGAGCGTATCAAAGCCATAATTCCCGTTCACCTTTACGGTCAGATGTGCGAGATGGACCCGATCATGACTCTGGCCGAAGAATATGGACTGATGGTTCTCGAAGATGCCTGCCAGGCGCACGGCAGCGAGTACTTCTCCAGGAAACAGAACCGCTGGTTGAAGGCAGGATCGATCGGGCGAGCGGCGGCGTTCAGCTTCTATCCCGGGAAGAATCTTGGAGCGTGCGGTGAAGGTGGCGCCGTCACCACGAACGACGAAGCACTTGCTCAGCGCATTCGGATGATCCGGGACCACGGACAAAACAAGAAGTATCATCACCTCATCGAGGGATACAACGGCAGGCTCGATGCGATGCAGGCGGCGCTGCTTCGTGTCAAGTTGCCCCACCTTGCAGGATGGAACGAAAACAGGCGCGCTGCCGCGGAAGTCTACAACACGCTGCTGTCCGGCATTCAAGGCGTGGACGCCCCGTTGGAACCGGAATGGAGCCACGGGATATATCACCTTTACGTCGTTCGCGTGCAGCAACGGGACGAACTCCAGCGGCAGTTAACCGAACGAAACGTTGGTACGGGACTACACTATCCGATTCCACTGCATCTCCAGGAGGCTTATCGCCACCTTGGTTATACAAAGGGTGATTTTCCGGTTACGGAGAAAGCTGCCGATGAAATTCTGTCGCTTCCCATGTTCCCGCATATCCGGAGGGAACAGCAGCAGGAAGTCGTCGAAGCTCTGGCTGCGAAGGCAGTGTGCCGGTAA
- a CDS encoding acyltransferase encodes MMTVKEDFLSIAPDVRLGQNVKLSKFINLYGCSVGDNSKIGAFVEIQKNATVGKNCKVSSHSFICEGVDIEDDVFIGHGVMFINDSYPRATASGQLQTEADWSVERTRVCKGASIGTGTTVLANVTIGENAIVGAGSVVTKDVPPNAVVAGNPARLFRYLESNQK; translated from the coding sequence ATGATGACTGTTAAAGAAGACTTTCTTTCTATTGCCCCCGACGTCCGTCTGGGTCAGAACGTAAAGCTGTCGAAATTCATCAACCTTTACGGTTGCTCGGTCGGCGACAACTCGAAAATCGGTGCTTTCGTCGAAATCCAAAAAAATGCGACCGTAGGGAAGAATTGCAAAGTATCGAGCCATTCATTTATCTGTGAAGGCGTCGATATTGAGGATGATGTTTTCATCGGCCATGGCGTGATGTTTATCAACGACTCCTATCCTCGGGCTACGGCCAGCGGCCAGCTTCAAACCGAGGCCGATTGGAGCGTGGAGCGGACTCGGGTCTGCAAAGGCGCCTCGATCGGTACGGGTACAACCGTACTTGCCAATGTCACAATCGGAGAAAATGCGATCGTTGGAGCCGGCAGCGTGGTAACCAAGGACGTCCCACCCAACGCTGTTGTCGCCGGAAATCCCGCCCGTCTGTTTCGCTATCTTGAAAGCAACCAAAAATAA